In Campylobacter showae, the genomic stretch TTTGGCGTTTGCATCCAGAGATACTACCGAAACGTCGGCTTCGTTCAATTTACGTCCCAAGGAATAAACTAGATTAAAAAGATCGCTTCTAGCCATTTCGTATTTAGTGATAGGCAGATTTAAATTTAGATCTTCGCCGGTATTTTCGAGTTCGCTAGCGTTTTTCGAATTTTTACTCGTCAGATTTTCTTTCATAGTTTATCTCCTAAATTAAAACTATTTTAGGAGATTTTATAAAATATCTGCGACAAGTTATGTCATTTCAAATAACCCCTGAGCAAATTTTCAAATTTCTTCTTTAAATTTAAAGGTTCGACTATCTTTATAAACGGTAGCCAGTATTTTACGACCCGCAATATCTCATCATCGTAAGCTACTTCCGTGCTTATGATGATTTTATCCTCTTCTTCTTGCACTACTTCGTAGTTTGGCAAAAACTCTTTTCTCTTAAAATACTCCATAGCTTCGTTTTTGATTTCAAGCGTAACCTTAAATTTAGCGTCCGAAAACCAGTTCGTGTCGTTTTTCTCGATACGTTTTAAAAACTCGGCGTTTGCGGAGAAGGTATCGCCCTTTATCTTTATGCGTTTTATTTTAGAGGGTGTGAAATTTTTTAGTTTACCCTCGTCGTCTGCTAGCAGATACCATATGCCGCTATTATTTATTAGTTTATACGGCTTTAGTTTGCGCTCTTTGTCGTTATATTCGCAATCTACTATACGGTTTTTGATGACTGCGGCGCTTACGGCTTCAAAGTCGTCTCTTGAAATTTGTATACTTTCAAACCCTTGGTTTTTGATTAGATAGGCTTTGTTTAGCTTCTCGTTTAAAACGTCGCTGATAAGTCTATCGTCTAGCTCGGGAAACAGCGATCTTGCGCCAATTAGCGAGGCAAAGGCTTTTATGTCTTTAAAGCTTAGTTTACCAAGAGCATACTCCTCTAAAAAATATTTGCCGTTTTCTTTTTGGATAGGCAGGATACTAAGCCGCTCAAAGTCTCTTAAAATAGTCCTTTTATTTACGCTAAACTCCTCTACAAGCTCGTCTATACTTAGCCTTTCACCGCTGTTTAGTTTTACTATGATTTGAGCAAGCCTGACGGCGATTTTATCGTGAGAGCGCATTTTAATCCTTCCTATTTAAATTTGATGTATTTTAGCTAATTTTTTCCTTGCGACGCAACCTGTCGCTATGCAATGTTAAATTTATGTCGTAACTTAAATCAAAGGAGATCAAATGAGTTTAAACGTAGATTTTATCCAAAAGGCTAATGAGGCGGTAGTCAAGGCAAAAGGCTTTAAGATGAGCGAGCTAGCGGATCAGTTATTAAATTTAACCCAAAGCATAAAGCTAACTAAAAAACCGATCGACGAAGATGAACAAGAAATAGACGATATGTACTATAAAGATACCTTTGGTCCCTTTGGAGGCGTAGCAAAAACTATCGGATACGCTGCTAAAACGGCTATGGGTTTAGATGAGTATAATGAAATAGACGAGAATATCCTAAAAGGACTATCTAGGATGGAGAGTAAATTTCACGAAAACTATTTGCCGGATCTACTTTTAAAAATCGGCAAAGACTACGGCGAGCAGGAAAATAATGCTATAAATTTAGCCATAAACCCCCTAGCCCAAATAGGTCTGGATACGGCTTTGATTAAATTTTACTGGACGCTAACTCGGCTCCAAATGGCCATAAGCGTTCAAAACCTACAAGCCGGCATGAACGGAAGCAGTAAGGTAAGTGCGATGAAAGATGCGCTAAGGCAGCTGCAGGCTATGGCGCAAAACCTGGCGAGTATTGCCGCGGAGTATGATTGGGAGGTAGGCGGAGTGGAATTTTGCGATAAAGTCAAGGAGGAAAAATGAACACGAGTAGGTCTTTTGCGAAAATAAGCGATACTTTAAAACAAATCGCCGATAATAAAGCTTCATGCAAGGACGCCGATGAAGTGCTGGGGTACTATAAAGACAGGTTTGAGAGTTTTGAAAACGTGATAAATAATCCCGAGCTAGGCGCGGATGATGATATTAAATTTAACAAATACGGCAAAATAAACGAATGGCTGGCAAAAAGGCAAAAAAGAATAGAAGGG encodes the following:
- a CDS encoding helix-turn-helix transcriptional regulator; translation: MRSHDKIAVRLAQIIVKLNSGERLSIDELVEEFSVNKRTILRDFERLSILPIQKENGKYFLEEYALGKLSFKDIKAFASLIGARSLFPELDDRLISDVLNEKLNKAYLIKNQGFESIQISRDDFEAVSAAVIKNRIVDCEYNDKERKLKPYKLINNSGIWYLLADDEGKLKNFTPSKIKRIKIKGDTFSANAEFLKRIEKNDTNWFSDAKFKVTLEIKNEAMEYFKRKEFLPNYEVVQEEEDKIIISTEVAYDDEILRVVKYWLPFIKIVEPLNLKKKFENLLRGYLK